From a single Bacillus kexueae genomic region:
- a CDS encoding M23 family metallopeptidase — MLWRKRKSVQTIKKKKNWKSSLLGMTFASMMLVGANSASANSEFSTIYHIYLDGQYIGAVDSEEVIQQVSEEKIAEEQENHENMPLAVEDLVIVPEQTFRPAANNESTASKLKQELQVVVTSTSIVIDGQSIAHFASKEDAEKALTLYKQKYVSEEALTQLESQKESEEPLPDIQKGESRIIDVSLSKEVSYSEEKISPEDVLSIEEGVKLLQNGTLVEKTYTVKEKDVLVDIAKNHNMKLDELLALNPEMDEETIIRPGDELKVQGPEPFFTVKVQEEVLKEEKIAYETEVVEDSSLPKGETRVKQEGKEGTKLLHTVVYKENGQQVKVETKSEEVITEPTPKIVVKGTKVIPSRGTGSLAWPAVGGYVSSKMGTRWGRMHKGIDIARPSNYTIKAADNGTVVSAGYDGGYGNKVVINHNNGMKTVYAHLDSISVKVGQTVSRGQKIGVMGSTGNSTGVHLHFEVYVNGSLRNPLDYF, encoded by the coding sequence GTGTTATGGAGGAAGAGGAAATCTGTTCAAACGATTAAGAAGAAAAAGAACTGGAAATCATCATTATTAGGAATGACTTTTGCATCTATGATGTTAGTAGGTGCGAACAGTGCATCTGCCAACAGTGAGTTTTCTACGATTTATCATATTTATTTAGATGGGCAATACATAGGTGCAGTTGATAGTGAGGAAGTCATTCAGCAAGTTTCGGAAGAAAAGATTGCTGAAGAGCAAGAAAACCATGAAAATATGCCATTAGCAGTTGAAGATCTTGTTATTGTTCCTGAGCAAACGTTCCGCCCAGCTGCGAACAATGAATCAACAGCAAGCAAATTAAAGCAAGAGCTTCAAGTGGTAGTGACGTCTACTTCCATTGTCATTGATGGACAATCAATTGCCCACTTTGCAAGTAAAGAGGATGCAGAAAAGGCTCTTACACTGTATAAACAAAAATATGTTTCGGAGGAAGCATTGACTCAACTAGAGAGCCAAAAAGAAAGTGAAGAACCTTTACCTGACATCCAAAAAGGTGAGTCCCGTATAATAGACGTATCACTCTCAAAAGAAGTTTCATATTCTGAGGAAAAAATTTCTCCAGAGGATGTTTTATCGATTGAAGAGGGTGTAAAGCTTTTACAAAATGGGACATTAGTTGAGAAAACTTATACAGTAAAAGAAAAAGATGTTTTAGTTGATATTGCCAAAAATCATAATATGAAATTAGATGAATTATTGGCGCTGAATCCTGAAATGGATGAAGAAACGATTATTCGTCCAGGAGATGAGCTAAAGGTACAAGGACCTGAACCATTCTTCACCGTAAAGGTTCAAGAAGAAGTATTAAAAGAAGAAAAGATTGCGTATGAAACCGAAGTGGTCGAAGATAGTTCGTTACCAAAAGGTGAAACACGCGTTAAACAAGAAGGAAAAGAAGGGACAAAACTCCTTCATACGGTTGTGTATAAAGAAAATGGTCAACAAGTAAAGGTAGAAACAAAAAGTGAAGAAGTTATAACAGAACCGACTCCGAAGATTGTTGTAAAAGGAACAAAAGTGATTCCATCTCGTGGGACAGGTAGCTTAGCATGGCCAGCGGTAGGTGGTTATGTATCAAGTAAAATGGGGACACGTTGGGGCCGAATGCATAAAGGAATCGATATTGCTCGCCCGTCCAATTACACAATTAAAGCCGCAGACAACGGAACGGTTGTATCGGCTGGCTATGACGGTGGATACGGGAATAAAGTGGTCATTAACCATAACAACGGAATGAAGACTGTATACGCTCACTTAGACTCCATTTCTGTAAAAGTGGGACAGACGGTGTCTCGTGGACAAAAAATAGGTGTGATGGGATCTACAGGAAACTCTACTGGTGTCCATTTACATTTTGAAGTTTACGTAAATGGAAGCTTACGTAATCCACTTGATTATTTCTAA